The following nucleotide sequence is from Kiloniellales bacterium.
CCGATCCCCGAAGCGGCGTAGCGCTCGCAGGCTAGAACCGCGACGTCACCCCCTCCCAACCCTCCCCCATCAAGGGGGAGGGCTCCCTTTTTTGAGGCCTGCCACGTTAATCCCCCTCCCCCTTGATGGGGGATGGGGCGCGTAGCGCGGCGCTTCGCGCGGGTGGGGGTGACATCTCAGACCTCGCAGGCAATCCCCAAGCCCACGCCGCCTTGACCGCGACCCCGCCCCGGCGGCAGGGTCGCGCCATGGCGAAGCTCGGCTACATGGTCCTGGCCCTGGAAGAGGCCGAGGCGGCGGCCGCGGCCGGCGAGGTCCCGGTCGGCGCCGTCCTGGTCGACTCCGCCGGCGGCACGGTCCTGGCCCGCGCCCACAACCGGGTTGAGGCCTTGAGCGACCCCACCGCCCACGCCGAGCTGCTGGTCATCCGCGCCGCGGCGGCGGAGCTCGGCGTGAAGCGCCTGACCGCCGCCGACCTCTACGTCACCTTGGAGCCCTGCGCCATGTGCGCCCAGGCCATCGCGCTCGCTCGCCTGCGCCGCCTCTACTTCGGCGCCTACGACCCCAAGGGCGGCGGCGTCGAGCACGGCGCCTGCATCTTCCGCCAACCCACCTGCCACCACCGCCCCGAAGTCATCGGCGGCGTCGAGGAAACCCGCTGCGGCGAGCTGCTGAGGGCGTTCTTCCAGGAGCGGCGCTAGGCGGCGTCAAGGGATTTGGCCGAGATGACGCCTGCTGCGGTCGCGACCTAGGCCTCGAAGCGACTCGTGTCGTTACGATCGCGGTCGTATCGTCTGGTGAGCGGAAACGGCGGCAACCAGGACTCGCGACGGACGGTCCAGAGTTCGTAAGTCGGCCTCAGTTGGTCGGGGGCATCCAGGGATCCCAGGTTCACTTCGATCTCGTCGGCGCTGCGCGAGAAGACGGACGAGCCACAGTGGGGACAGAAGAAGCGCCCGGCGTAGTCGCGCGTTTCGCCATCGATCGTCACCGCATCCTCGGGGAACACCGCGGAAGCGTGAAAAAGGGCCCCATGGTGCTTGCGGCAGTCGAGACAGTGACAAAGGCCGACCCGGTATGGGCGTCCCGAGGCCACAAATCGGACCTTGCCGCAGAGGCAACCGCCGGTGAATCGGTCCATGCCGCGTCTCCTCCAAAATCAAGCGGGCGGAATGCTTACAGCGAGCAGCACCGTCATTGCAATTACGCCATGTCCTTCACGTTCCCGAAGGTGAAACCGAAATCCAGATCCGCCAAGTTCGCACCGCCAGGAACCGGACCTGTCAGGCGCTTGCCGTATCCGCACCTCCCGCCGCGTCAAGATGCATGAGACCGGCGGTCGACATGCCGCCATCGACGGCGATCGTTTGGCCGGTGATGTAGCGTGACTTGGAGTCGTCGAGCAGAAACATCGCCGTCCCCACCATTTCCTCGGGCGTGGCATATCTGCCCTCAGGGACCCGGGTCACCCAGGCCCTGCGGGCGGCCTCGCTGTGCATTTCTGCGACCATCGGCGTTTCGACGGGGCCTGGTGCGATCGCGTTCACGCGGACTCCCGTCT
It contains:
- a CDS encoding nucleoside deaminase, giving the protein MAKLGYMVLALEEAEAAAAAGEVPVGAVLVDSAGGTVLARAHNRVEALSDPTAHAELLVIRAAAAELGVKRLTAADLYVTLEPCAMCAQAIALARLRRLYFGAYDPKGGGVEHGACIFRQPTCHHRPEVIGGVEETRCGELLRAFFQERR
- a CDS encoding GFA family protein, with translation MDRFTGGCLCGKVRFVASGRPYRVGLCHCLDCRKHHGALFHASAVFPEDAVTIDGETRDYAGRFFCPHCGSSVFSRSADEIEVNLGSLDAPDQLRPTYELWTVRRESWLPPFPLTRRYDRDRNDTSRFEA